In Rodentibacter haemolyticus, the DNA window TACGTACGCGCAGGCTATAACGAGGTTGACCGGCATAAACGGCATCTGCACCATAGGCAAAAGCGTAGCGCATATTTTTTAAAGATCCGGCAGGGGAAAGTAATTCTGGTTTAAATTGGGCTGTCATCATTTTCTCTTGTCTGATTTCAAGTCAGGAGCTTGCCGACAGGCAAGCGGTGTTAAGGGCTACGTATTGTAGGCGGATTTCATCATTTGTAAAGGAAAAGTGCGGTGAGATTTTTGGCTGTTTTGTATTATTATGTAGCAGTTGCACAAAGAGAATTTTGTCCAATATTGATTGGGATAGAGGAGGGGGCGTTAAGCTTTGCGTAACGCACCATTTCATCATTAAACCCTCTATTGGTGCGTTACGGCTTCGCCTAACGGCCACCCTACGCTGCTCTCTGAAAGAAAACACCCGCAAATTAGCGGGTGTCAGAGTTTATTCTAAGGTTTCAATTTGTGATTCATTTTCTTTATCTATTAGGATTTCCTGCTGAATAGCTCCGGGTGTTTTTCCGTTAATGAGATAAGTATTTTCATTTTTTTCGATTTTCAGCACGTAATTATCATTTTCTTCAATCAATATCGGAAGTAGTTTACCTTGCGGCTTGATATTGTTTTTTAGAAACGGCCAAAACTTCCCGGATTTTTTAATTTTTGTTGTTTTTTCATCTGTTTCATCAAATAATTTTTTATCAAACGTTATACTGAGAGTTCCCTTAGTATTTTGCAATAAGGAAAACGGATCTTGTCTATTTTTTTGATTTTCTGAGTTTTTACTAATAATGCTATTAAGTGTAAATTTAATTGGATAACCTTTTGTTTCAGGAAAGGTATTCAAATCAAAAGTTAAGGTTGCATTATCAACACCCAGCTCTAAATCTTTCCACTCATTTGCGAAATACTTGTCTTGTGTTTTTTTCGTTAAGTAGGTATAACAAAGTTCTCGGTAGTAGCCGGAACAAAAAGTAGAAGATAATGAAGATTGACGATTATTTCCCTTCAATGGAATAGAAGTTGCCAATTTTTCAAATTGTGTTTGATATTCGGGTACTGCAATTTTTTTTACATTTAGTGCAATAGTTTCATTGTATTGATCATTTTCCAATGATTCATTTTGGTTGCTAAATGTAAGCTGATGGATTGTCAATGCCGCTAAATTAAGCGACTCAAGTGAGAAATCAATATTTGTACTTCCCGAAAATTCTTTTGCCCATTTTTCCTTTAAATTGAGGAAATCTTTATTATCTTTTAGTGGCGCTTCTTTAACTGTTAGCGTCTCTAAAAAGAAGGGAATAAAGGCTAATTCGTTGGAAAGATTATATTCTTTCAATTGAACAGCCAATTTTCCTTTTTGCGCTTCCCATTTTTGGGCTTCATCTTTCGGTGTTTGTTTCACACTTTCGACATTTAATTGAAAATGAACATTGGCTTTTGAAAGATCGGTATTTGCCAATTTCAATACCACTTCGCCATTTTTCAGGTTGAAATAAGGTTTTTGATTTTTCGGTGCATTGACAGAAATGACAGAGAGTTTGCCGGCAAAATTATCATTTTGGGTCAGTATGGCAGTGAGTAAATCCACACCGTCTTTAATATTTTGATTATTAACATCGAGTTTTTTAAATTCGTTGTGAAAATTGACCGCACTTGGTACGCCTTGTTGATTTAGAATGATATTCAAACCGCCAAAAGTGGTTTGGTCTTCTTTTGCGGTACGATTTTTGTTGGAAATACGTAGAATATCGCTACTGAATTTTGTCGTTAAATCACGTTTTGTCGTCGCTTCGTTGTGTTTAGAATTGAACCTATAGGTTGCGTTTTTTAATTGAAGATGAGTATTTTCACCATTTAACAATGCCAATTCGGCATTCTCGGCAGTTAATTCAATATTTGTTAGATCATATTGGTTATGGCCGATAGGGATAAGACGAACTTTGCCTTCCACTTTTTCTAATTTACTGTCGTTATTGTAGTGAAAGCCGCTTAAATCGGTTTTTAATTCAACTTCTTTATTGTTTGGAAAATTTAGCAGGATAGACATTTGCTGCGGTTTATTTGCGAAGTCGCGAAACTCGGTCAAAATATCGGATTGTAAATAGTCGCCTACCGGAGAAAATTTGCTATTAATGGTATTTTTGTCGATCGTGATATTTAAGGTTTTATTTAGTTGGCGAACGAATTGATCGGATAATTTTGATTCTGCGGTAATAAAAAAAGGCAGCGTTGTCAATTTGGTCGAAATAATCTCCGTGCTTTGTGATTCACTATCTTGCACGTTGAAAGTCAGTTCACGGGTGAGAAAATTTTTATTGCTTTCCGTGATATTTAATATCGCCTGGTTACCTAATGAGTAAGGAAATTTTTGTAGTAGCTGATCTACTTTATGATTCGTATAAACTTGGGCGGCCCCGCCAACGGCAATAAGGATTGCGACAAGTGTTAAGGCAATATTTTTTCTTTTACTCATGTTGTCCCCAATACGATATTATCGTGAATTAAATTTAAAAATCGATACAAAACCGCAAACCGAAGATAGCACAAATGTATGCGGTGAGGTTAGCAATGCAGCAGACATTTTTAAATTTAATTCACTATAAAAATAAACAAGAATTTCGATATTATGTATCAGTTGCACAAAGAGAATTTTATCTCCGATATTTATTGGGTAGGGTGGGTAACTTGTTGTCCACCTAAAATGTCTGATTGAAATGGTGGGCAAAAATTTGCCCGCCCTACGATAGTTTGTGCAACTGCTACATAATACCGAAGAATTTGACCGCACTTATTGAAGTGCGGTCAAATTTTAAGATACTTTAACCTAAGATTTTATCCAATTCTTGGCTGACTTCTTCGACTTTTTGTGTACCATCTAAACGGAAATATTGTGTGTTGCCGGCTTTTGCTTCCGCTTGATAGTAGTCCACTAGCGGTTGAGTTTGTTTGTGATATACCGATAAGCGATCTAACACGGTTTCCGGTTTATCATCTGCACGGATAATTAAATCTTCGCCGGTTACATCGTCTTTACCCTCCACTTTCGGCGGATTGTAAACAATATGGTAAGAACGTCCGGAGGCTTGGTGTACGCGGCGACCGCTCATACGCTCTACGATCACTTCATCCGGAACGTCAAATTCTAAAACATAGTCGATTTTCACGCCGGAATCTTTCAAAGCATCTGCTTGTGGAATCGTGCGTGGGAAGCCGTCCAATAAGAAACCGTTTTCGCAGTCAGGTTGTGCAATACGATCTTTCACTAAGGCAACGGTAAGTTCATCAGGGACAAGTTTACCTTCATCCATTAATGCTTTTGCTTGTTTGCCAAGTTCCGTTCCCGCTTTGATTGCTGCACGAAACATATCGCCGGTTGAAATTTGCGGAATGCCGAATTTGTTCATAATAAATTGTGCTTGTGTGCCTTTTCCGGCTCCCGGTGCGCCCAAAAGAATAATTTTCATAGAAATCTCCATTAATCAATCGATGTCAATAAAAGTGGTTAAGATACTGGTAAAGCCAAGTGCGGTCAAATTTTTTGTAATTTTTTATCGTGTTTCCCACTATGCCGATTTTTCCTCATTCCAAGGAGCGACCCAGTATAGGCAAAGCATTCCCGGAATGGCTAAAAATAAGCAAAGCCAAAAGTATTGATAGTACCCCACGGCACTTACGACGTAACCGGAAAGCATTCCTAATCCTTTGCTTGGTAATGCGGAGAGACTGGTGAAAAGTGCAAGTTGGGTGGCGGTGTAAAGCGGGTTGGTTTCACGCGCCATAAATGCCACAAATGCTGCCGTACCAAGCCCTACGCCGATATATTCTGCCGCGATTACAATACCGAGTTTCCATAATTCCGATGACCCGATACTGTTGAAATGACCAAAGTCAGCAAGCCAAATGAATCCTCCGATAGTCACCATTTGTACTAACCCGAATAACCAAAGGGCGCGATTAATACCGAGTTTCAGCATAATTACACCGCCTGCAAGACCGGATAAGATACTTGCCCAAAGTGATGTGCTTTTTACGACGAGTGCAATATCTTCTTTGCCGAATCCCATATCGTAAATAAATTTGGTTTGTAGCGTGGTGGCAAAAGAATCCCCGAATTTGTACAAAAACAAAAAAAGTAAAAAGCCGATTGCTTGTACAATACCTTTTCGTTGAAAAAATTCTTGTAATGGAATCCAAAAGGTTTGATAGAACGGTTGTTGATTTTTGGTTGCTTCTATCTTGGGTTCTTTGGCAAGAAAAAGCGTCATAAATATCCCTGCCAGCATACAAAGTGCGGTCCATAAAAATACGTTTTCCCACGGATAACTTGTTGCAAGATAAAGAGAAAGTCCGCCGGGAATTAATCCGGCAATGCGATAAGCATTAATGTGAATCGTGTTACCCAACCCCAGTTCGTGATCTGATAAAATTTCGC includes these proteins:
- the adk gene encoding adenylate kinase, whose amino-acid sequence is MKIILLGAPGAGKGTQAQFIMNKFGIPQISTGDMFRAAIKAGTELGKQAKALMDEGKLVPDELTVALVKDRIAQPDCENGFLLDGFPRTIPQADALKDSGVKIDYVLEFDVPDEVIVERMSGRRVHQASGRSYHIVYNPPKVEGKDDVTGEDLIIRADDKPETVLDRLSVYHKQTQPLVDYYQAEAKAGNTQYFRLDGTQKVEEVSQELDKILG
- a CDS encoding MFS transporter: MPNSLSSQIFTRKMLICVFTGFSSGLPLFVLLQMLPVWLTDKQLSVELIGAVTGVMLPYGLKFLWAPLLDRYFPAFLGRRRSWLLISQIALLILLYIISLFDPLTQLTTVANIALLIAFFSATQDIVLDAYRREILSDHELGLGNTIHINAYRIAGLIPGGLSLYLATSYPWENVFLWTALCMLAGIFMTLFLAKEPKIEATKNQQPFYQTFWIPLQEFFQRKGIVQAIGFLLFLFLYKFGDSFATTLQTKFIYDMGFGKEDIALVVKSTSLWASILSGLAGGVIMLKLGINRALWLFGLVQMVTIGGFIWLADFGHFNSIGSSELWKLGIVIAAEYIGVGLGTAAFVAFMARETNPLYTATQLALFTSLSALPSKGLGMLSGYVVSAVGYYQYFWLCLFLAIPGMLCLYWVAPWNEEKSA